The genomic interval CACTGGATGAAATAAAGCACGGCAGGAGGGCCTTGCATACCGAAGAAACCACCCATCAGTCCACTTAATGTTCCTGCGCCTACCTGAACTTTCTTCGTCGTTCTTGCTCTGGCAAGCGAACAAGTTCGAGCGGGCAGCTTTATGCGCTGGCTGAACAGCATGAAGTAAATGCTAATCAGGATAAGTGCTACGCCAAGGATGCGTCGCAGGATATGGTCTTCGATGCGTGTCAGGGCGAATATGGCGATAGTTGAGACGATGATAAACGTCAGCAGTATCGGCCAAAGTCGCTGCCAAGTGACGTAACTCCGCAATCGCCATACGATAGCTGCAGAGGTGGTGATAGCCAGCAGTCCTGAGAGTGTTGTAGCCTCGCCATAGCTTGGCATGAGGAACGGCAGCATCGTCATGATGAAGATGCCGAAGCCGAAGCCCGTGGTGCGCTGGATGAAACTCGCACCGATGCTCAGCAGAAATATGGAAAGAACTATGCTACTCAAATCCTAATAATTCTCAAATCTTGGCACAAAGGTAGCAAATATTCTTCTTTTTTTTCGTACCTTTACACGCAGATTTAATATGTTTTGTGATATGATAGACCAGATTATCGACTTCAACAAGAACTTCGTAGCACAAAAAGGCTACGAGAAGTATCTGACCGACAAATATCCAGACAAGGGAGAGACCCGCGATGTTGATAACATCGTGGGAGGGTACCAGCTGGCGGTACTGGAAAGCTGGTGCTCACCGCTTTCTTGTATGGACACCAGACTTACCGAACTGCTTCCTGCAGCCCTCGGCCTGAAGAACGGTGATGCCAAGATTATCAAGAACGCTGGAGGCTTGGTGATTTCTGCCTTTGACTCTGCCATGCGTAGCCTGATCATCGCCTTTATATTCATATTTGTAGCCTTGTTTTTATGCTCATGCAATAATATCAAGGTGAATGATACACTGTCCTCTGATGTGCAGTCGGAAGATACGCTAAGAACCATTACGAAAGAAACGGCTTTTGAGGGTGTGAACAACTATTGCCATAGGGAATATGACTGGAGCGTAGCAAAGGACGATCCCGACATCATGTATGTGCAAATGGGCGAAGAGACGGACTCTGCGTATCTAGTGATATTCCGCAGTTACACAGGTGCCTTTGTGCATTTCTATGTCAATAAGACAAATGGCGCTACAAGAATGGTTGAGAGAGTTCCGAACCTTAATGTCGAAGAGGATGCTGGAACCATTAATTTATTTGATTATTTGAAGAAGCAAAAATGAAAAAGATTATAAACCCTTGGCGCAACCATGAGGGATATAACTGTTTCGGTTGCAGTCCTGACAATCCCATCGGGCTTCACTTGGAGTTCTATGAGGATGGTGACTATATCGTTAGTACCTGGCATCCTGAACATAACTATCAGGGCTGGGTAGATACTATGCACGGTGGTATTTTGAGTACGCTGATAGATGAAGTGTGCGGATGGGTAGTCAGCAGGAAACTACAGACCAGCGGCTATACCGTGCAGTTGAATGTGAAGTTCCGGAAGGCTGTCCCTACGACAGAGCCGGAATTGACCATACGGGCCAAAGTGACAAAACAGGTGAGAAACCTTGCCTATATCAGTGCGGAGATCACCAATTCGAAGGGTGAACTCTGCAACGAGGGCGAGGCCATCTACTTCCTGATGAACGAGGAAAAAGCCAAGGAAATGGGATTCCTGCATTGTGAGGTGGAAGT from Prevotella sp. E13-27 carries:
- a CDS encoding PaaI family thioesterase; translation: MKKIINPWRNHEGYNCFGCSPDNPIGLHLEFYEDGDYIVSTWHPEHNYQGWVDTMHGGILSTLIDEVCGWVVSRKLQTSGYTVQLNVKFRKAVPTTEPELTIRAKVTKQVRNLAYISAEITNSKGELCNEGEAIYFLMNEEKAKEMGFLHCEVEVDNNDKTIEL
- a CDS encoding sulfite exporter TauE/SafE family protein, producing MSSIVLSIFLLSIGASFIQRTTGFGFGIFIMTMLPFLMPSYGEATTLSGLLAITTSAAIVWRLRSYVTWQRLWPILLTFIIVSTIAIFALTRIEDHILRRILGVALILISIYFMLFSQRIKLPARTCSLARARTTKKVQVGAGTLSGLMGGFFGMQGPPAVLYFIQCEPTKEHYMAMAQTYFLIGNLMMTGVRAYNGFFTTTVAVDYLYGLGGVIIGTMLGAYVFKHIPNRIFRYIVYAYICISGVIILITN